From a single Kitasatospora sp. NBC_00458 genomic region:
- a CDS encoding M4 family metallopeptidase produces the protein MSPTSSSRRPLAAGAIAATAALLAATFTAGTASAASPSDRDAAIAQARSNVTRNAAVFGYGDGQDLVVKDVVLDADGSRHVRFDRTYLGLPVVGGDLVVHQDARGRLKDSSRAAAHDAAVSSIVPKVPAQLTAGRALEAAPGVSDATSSPELVVWAADGTPRLAWRTTVQGTGDHGQPAGRVVVTDARSGEQIESYDSEHQAAGLGHSEYTGDVTIDTTPQSGGYALIDPVRHHTTRDAHNAGAGSLTPTSGTLFTDADNVWGDGRKFSTDRATAAVDAHANTAWTYDYYKNVFNRSGIKNDGKGATVFVHVGTRWDNAQWSDTCFCMMTGDGDGNVDPEQVDLDTMGHEMTHGVTSATANLRYSGESGGLNESTSDIFGTMVEWYADNPVDKPDYLFSDQSTPPWLRRFDKPSLDGGSADCWTRKVGQLDVHNSSGVGNHWFFLASEGSGARTVNGVSYNSPTCNGSTVTGIGNQKVAKIWYRALTVYMTSTTDYKGARTASLNAARDLYGATGTEYKAVAAAWSAVSVG, from the coding sequence GTGAGCCCCACCTCCTCTTCCCGCCGCCCCCTCGCGGCCGGAGCCATAGCGGCCACCGCCGCCCTCCTCGCCGCCACCTTCACGGCCGGCACCGCCTCCGCCGCGTCCCCCTCCGACCGCGACGCGGCGATCGCCCAGGCCCGCTCCAACGTCACCCGCAACGCCGCGGTCTTCGGCTACGGCGACGGCCAGGACCTGGTCGTGAAGGACGTCGTGCTGGACGCCGACGGCAGCCGGCACGTGCGCTTCGACCGCACCTACCTCGGCCTGCCCGTCGTCGGCGGCGACCTGGTGGTGCACCAGGACGCCCGCGGCCGCCTCAAGGACTCCTCCCGCGCCGCCGCCCACGACGCCGCCGTGAGCTCGATCGTCCCCAAGGTCCCCGCCCAGCTCACCGCCGGCCGCGCACTCGAAGCCGCTCCCGGCGTCAGCGACGCCACCAGCTCCCCCGAGCTGGTCGTCTGGGCCGCCGACGGCACCCCGCGCCTCGCCTGGCGCACCACCGTCCAGGGCACCGGCGACCACGGCCAGCCCGCGGGCCGCGTCGTCGTCACCGACGCCCGCAGCGGCGAGCAGATCGAGTCCTACGACTCCGAGCACCAGGCCGCCGGCCTCGGCCACTCCGAGTACACCGGCGACGTCACCATCGACACCACCCCGCAGTCCGGCGGCTACGCCCTGATCGACCCGGTGCGCCACCACACCACCAGGGACGCGCACAACGCCGGCGCCGGCTCGCTCACCCCGACCTCGGGCACCCTCTTCACCGACGCCGACAACGTCTGGGGCGACGGGAGGAAGTTCTCCACCGACCGCGCCACCGCCGCCGTCGACGCCCACGCCAACACCGCCTGGACGTACGACTACTACAAGAACGTCTTCAACCGCAGCGGCATCAAGAACGACGGCAAGGGCGCCACCGTCTTCGTCCACGTCGGCACCAGGTGGGACAACGCCCAGTGGTCCGACACCTGCTTCTGCATGATGACCGGCGACGGCGACGGCAACGTCGACCCCGAGCAGGTCGACCTCGACACCATGGGCCACGAGATGACCCACGGCGTCACCAGCGCCACCGCCAACCTCCGCTACAGCGGCGAGTCCGGCGGCCTCAACGAGTCGACCTCCGACATCTTCGGCACCATGGTCGAGTGGTACGCCGACAACCCCGTCGACAAGCCGGACTACCTGTTCAGCGACCAGTCCACCCCGCCGTGGCTGCGCCGCTTCGACAAGCCGTCACTGGACGGCGGCTCGGCCGACTGCTGGACGAGGAAGGTCGGGCAGCTCGACGTCCACAACTCCTCGGGCGTCGGCAACCACTGGTTCTTCCTCGCCAGCGAGGGCAGCGGCGCCCGCACCGTCAACGGCGTCTCCTACAACAGCCCGACCTGCAACGGGTCCACCGTGACCGGCATCGGCAACCAGAAGGTCGCCAAGATCTGGTACCGCGCGCTGACCGTCTACATGACGTCCACCACCGACTACAAGGGCGCCCGCACCGCCTCCCTGAACGCCGCCAGGGACCTCTACGGCGCCACCGGCACCGAGTACAAGGCGGTCGCAGCCGCCTGGAGCGCCGTCTCCGTCGGCTGA
- a CDS encoding GNAT family N-acetyltransferase has translation MTTPQDHRTVEYVWRGPFTDHELDALHAAAFTGPVGPTGPGSPAAAATPWRARLERHSAGWVCARPAPDGPLLGFVNVLWDGGVHAFLLDTAVDPGAHRLGIGTRLVAAAAEGARAAGCDWLHVDFEPHLRPYYFGACGFRPTDAGLLAL, from the coding sequence ATGACAACCCCCCAGGATCACCGAACTGTGGAGTACGTCTGGCGTGGTCCCTTCACCGACCACGAGCTGGACGCCCTGCACGCCGCGGCCTTCACCGGCCCCGTCGGTCCCACCGGCCCCGGGAGCCCCGCGGCGGCCGCCACCCCCTGGCGCGCCCGGCTGGAGCGCCACAGCGCCGGGTGGGTCTGCGCCCGGCCCGCACCCGACGGCCCGCTGCTCGGCTTCGTCAACGTGCTCTGGGACGGCGGCGTCCACGCCTTCCTCCTCGACACCGCCGTCGACCCGGGGGCCCACCGCCTCGGGATCGGCACCCGGCTGGTCGCCGCGGCCGCCGAGGGCGCCCGCGCGGCCGGCTGCGACTGGCTCCACGTCGACTTCGAACCGCACCTGCGCCCCTACTACTTCGGCGCCTGCGGCTTCCGGCCCACCGACGCGGGGCTCCTCGCCCTCTGA
- a CDS encoding AMP-binding protein: MAGTNEPVETGSGRAGTLHGRFEEHARRTPDAVAVRCAGRELGYAELDARADRLARHLAGLGLTPGRRAAVAFGRGTEVYVALLAVLKTGAAYVPLEPSAPDPLLRHVLAETDPVLVVTEESHRLRLSDAGARTVVCVDSAAAGIAGLPALPRTEGVGPEDPAVVFTTSGTTGEPRCVLVEHRNLLALHHGWCEVYGLSPADRILTTASLEFDVFTADWIRALCSGATLVVAPRNHTLDRSAEITDLPALVADERITVLELNVRNARRLAAHLAVADGEPGGASGHPDGGAVGAVAAARARARAASGSRLPGVRVLTVGAEKFWLDEHLALKRLLGPETRVINVYGLAEAAVDSTWYEPPDANDVPDGERLSLVGVPFPGVRVHVLGTDGFPAPPGTVGEIALAGPGLGRGYLNRAAETAQRFVRAVYDPDGRVLRTGDYGRLGPGGVLEFVARASTALGTPGLARPTAPAASMEAAEALAYTVVRGVVAANRVEALLRAHPGVREAVVTTVQVSPTRRERVAYAVTEPGAPDTDGWSLSAYLNARLAAEFSEGDAPAAVVPLPELPRTRAGKLDHGALPLPAPADHTAPRRTVARKGSGGKGGARLRAAAGHDGATGCGWLAAALPFAVLAWVLTDLIWPGSTDVSAVPGPYATYFRVLYVFEWGSFGLGMAWLFAGPVVLARLERPAWLSVPAYLAVFWLLASWWPQDNTYRTSAPTDWPRQSLLVYLFNVALMVSAAVVVRFLAWRRPSPTKPR, translated from the coding sequence ATGGCAGGGACGAACGAACCGGTGGAGACCGGTTCGGGGCGGGCCGGGACGCTGCACGGACGGTTCGAGGAGCACGCGCGGCGGACGCCCGACGCGGTGGCCGTCCGGTGCGCCGGGCGGGAGCTCGGCTACGCGGAGCTCGACGCCCGGGCCGACCGGCTGGCCCGCCACCTGGCCGGCCTGGGCCTCACCCCCGGCCGGCGCGCCGCCGTCGCGTTCGGCCGCGGCACCGAGGTGTACGTCGCGCTGCTCGCCGTGCTGAAGACCGGCGCCGCGTACGTGCCGCTCGAACCGAGCGCGCCCGACCCGCTGCTGCGGCACGTGCTGGCCGAGACCGACCCGGTGCTCGTCGTCACCGAGGAGAGCCACCGCCTGCGGCTCTCCGACGCGGGCGCGCGCACCGTGGTCTGCGTGGACTCGGCGGCCGCCGGGATCGCCGGACTGCCCGCCCTGCCGCGCACGGAGGGCGTCGGACCGGAGGATCCGGCGGTGGTGTTCACCACCTCGGGCACCACCGGCGAGCCGCGCTGCGTGCTGGTCGAGCACCGCAACCTGCTGGCCCTGCACCACGGGTGGTGCGAGGTGTACGGACTCTCCCCCGCCGACCGGATCCTGACGACGGCGAGCCTGGAGTTCGACGTCTTCACCGCCGACTGGATCCGCGCGCTCTGCTCCGGCGCCACGCTCGTCGTCGCCCCGCGCAACCACACCCTGGACCGCAGCGCCGAGATCACCGACCTGCCGGCGCTCGTCGCCGACGAGCGGATCACCGTGCTGGAGCTGAACGTCCGCAACGCGCGCCGCCTCGCGGCCCACCTCGCCGTGGCCGACGGGGAGCCCGGCGGCGCGAGCGGCCACCCGGACGGCGGTGCGGTCGGCGCGGTCGCCGCCGCCCGGGCCCGGGCGCGTGCCGCGAGCGGCTCCCGGCTGCCCGGCGTGCGGGTGCTCACCGTCGGCGCCGAGAAGTTCTGGCTGGACGAACACCTCGCCCTGAAGCGGCTGCTGGGCCCGGAGACCCGGGTGATCAACGTGTACGGGCTGGCCGAGGCCGCCGTCGACAGCACCTGGTACGAGCCGCCGGACGCGAACGACGTGCCGGACGGCGAACGGCTCTCGCTGGTCGGCGTGCCCTTCCCGGGCGTCAGGGTCCACGTCCTCGGCACGGACGGCTTCCCCGCCCCGCCCGGGACGGTCGGCGAGATCGCGCTCGCCGGCCCGGGGCTCGGCCGCGGCTACCTCAACCGGGCGGCCGAGACCGCGCAACGGTTCGTCCGGGCCGTCTACGACCCGGACGGCAGGGTCCTGCGCACCGGTGACTACGGCCGCCTCGGGCCCGGCGGGGTCCTGGAGTTCGTCGCCCGCGCCTCGACCGCCCTCGGGACGCCGGGCCTCGCCAGGCCCACCGCGCCGGCCGCGTCCATGGAGGCTGCGGAGGCCCTGGCCTACACCGTCGTGCGCGGGGTGGTGGCGGCGAACCGCGTCGAGGCCCTGCTGCGCGCGCATCCCGGGGTGCGGGAGGCGGTGGTCACCACGGTCCAGGTCTCGCCCACCCGGCGGGAGCGGGTGGCCTACGCGGTGACCGAGCCCGGGGCCCCCGACACCGACGGGTGGTCGCTCTCCGCCTACCTGAACGCCCGGCTCGCCGCCGAGTTCTCCGAGGGCGACGCTCCGGCGGCCGTGGTGCCGCTGCCCGAGCTGCCGCGCACGCGGGCCGGGAAGCTCGACCACGGCGCGCTGCCGCTGCCCGCCCCCGCCGACCACACCGCGCCCCGGCGCACCGTCGCGCGGAAGGGCTCGGGCGGCAAGGGCGGTGCCCGGCTGCGGGCCGCGGCCGGGCACGACGGCGCGACCGGCTGCGGCTGGCTGGCCGCGGCGCTGCCGTTCGCGGTGCTGGCGTGGGTGCTGACCGACCTGATCTGGCCGGGCTCCACGGACGTCTCCGCCGTCCCGGGGCCGTACGCCACGTACTTCCGGGTGCTGTACGTCTTCGAGTGGGGATCGTTCGGCCTCGGCATGGCCTGGCTCTTCGCGGGTCCGGTGGTGCTCGCCCGGCTGGAGCGGCCGGCGTGGCTGTCGGTGCCCGCGTACCTGGCGGTGTTCTGGCTGCTGGCCTCCTGGTGGCCGCAGGACAACACGTACCGGACCAGCGCGCCGACCGACTGGCCCCGGCAGTCGCTGCTGGTCTACCTCTTCAACGTCGCGCTGATGGTCTCGGCCGCCGTGGTGGTCCGGTTCCTGGCCTGGCGGCGTCCGAGCCCGACGAAGCCGAGGTGA